The Spirosoma foliorum genome has a window encoding:
- a CDS encoding ABC transporter permease — protein MKPPRFAQKLLEAFGDPNTSEEVQGDLLELYAYWLETVGERKARWRYTLSALKLLRPFAKPKPLTDYSSPFSLSPNMLRNYLKIAWRNLVLHKAFTTINIVGLAVGLATCLLIVLFVTHELSYDRYHANADRLFRANIHGQVGGKDINTAPVSVPLGPTLLRDYPEVEAVTRFDQEGTFIVKHNNDSFKEEHVVFVDSNFFNVFSIPLLKGRGTGSSLKAVLTEPNTLILSETIAKKYFGEQDPIGQTLTLGTRGTYRVTGVCQDVPSNTHFHYDIFGSFSSTESRNTWLSSGCYTYVVLRPGYSIASLQAKMPSMVAQHIGSEIQQLFGISLAEFTKKGDQFGFGFQPVTDIHLHSDLEGEIEPNSDVKYIYIFSIIAVFVLLIACINFMNLSTAGSAGRAKEVGIRKVLGSIKQQLIWQFLSESILVTFMALLVALGIVALALPSFNQLSGKQFEFTALLKGMMLPGVLLASLMIGLLAGSYPAFFLSAFKPVSVLKGQIRAGFRSGWLRNTLVTTQFVVSIGMIIGTMVVYRQLHFIQNKKVGFDKDQVLVLHDSYSLGAKGKAFRDELAKLAQVVDVTQAGYLPAGASNGGNDGFQPEGASAQSAIYREKTYYIDENYLPTLGIGLAQGRNFSKAFPSDSVAILINEAAAKRFGWKNPVGHRLWTIGNGSPESRRLYTIVGVVKDFHFESMHQRIAPLVMFYGADNYQLALRIRTTDMPGLLKTLEQKWKAQSDTPFAYSFLNERFNRIYQSEQRVGQLFGIFAGLTVIISCLGLFGLAMFTAQQRTKEIGVRKVLGASVGSVVALLSKDFLKLVLVAIVIATPIAWYAMSQWLQDFAYKIDIEWWVFVLAAFIAIAIALITVSFQSIKAALTNPITSLRSE, from the coding sequence ATGAAACCGCCCCGCTTTGCACAAAAGCTCTTAGAAGCCTTTGGCGACCCTAACACTTCAGAAGAAGTGCAGGGCGACCTACTCGAACTTTATGCCTACTGGCTCGAAACGGTGGGCGAACGAAAAGCGCGCTGGCGGTATACGCTAAGTGCATTGAAACTGCTACGTCCATTTGCCAAGCCGAAACCCTTAACTGACTACTCATCACCCTTTTCTTTAAGCCCGAACATGCTACGCAACTATTTGAAAATCGCCTGGCGAAATCTTGTTCTTCACAAAGCATTCACGACCATTAACATCGTTGGGCTAGCCGTTGGACTGGCGACGTGCCTGCTGATTGTATTGTTTGTTACTCATGAACTCAGCTATGATCGTTATCACGCCAACGCGGATCGACTCTTCCGCGCGAATATCCACGGGCAGGTTGGCGGGAAGGACATCAATACGGCTCCCGTAAGCGTACCACTAGGGCCAACGCTGCTTCGCGATTATCCAGAGGTAGAAGCAGTTACGCGGTTTGATCAGGAAGGAACATTTATCGTGAAACATAATAACGACAGCTTTAAGGAAGAACATGTTGTGTTTGTCGACTCCAACTTCTTCAACGTCTTCTCGATACCCTTGCTAAAAGGCCGGGGGACTGGATCGAGTCTCAAAGCAGTATTAACTGAACCCAATACCCTCATCCTGTCCGAAACGATTGCGAAGAAATACTTCGGCGAACAGGACCCCATTGGCCAAACGTTGACACTAGGAACGCGAGGCACTTATCGGGTAACCGGCGTTTGCCAGGATGTTCCGTCGAATACGCACTTCCACTATGATATATTCGGGTCATTCAGCTCCACTGAATCCCGGAATACGTGGCTCAGCAGTGGTTGTTACACCTACGTAGTGCTACGCCCAGGGTATTCAATTGCCAGTTTACAGGCTAAAATGCCAAGTATGGTAGCCCAGCACATCGGCTCTGAAATTCAACAGCTTTTCGGTATTAGTCTGGCTGAGTTCACAAAAAAAGGAGATCAATTCGGGTTTGGTTTCCAGCCTGTTACCGACATCCATCTGCACTCGGATCTTGAGGGAGAAATCGAACCCAACAGCGACGTCAAGTACATCTATATTTTTTCGATCATCGCCGTATTTGTGTTGCTGATTGCATGCATCAACTTCATGAACCTATCCACCGCCGGTTCGGCAGGCCGGGCTAAGGAAGTGGGCATTCGGAAAGTACTGGGGTCAATTAAGCAGCAACTAATCTGGCAGTTTTTGAGCGAGTCGATTCTGGTCACGTTCATGGCGTTGCTGGTTGCCTTAGGGATTGTTGCCCTGGCACTGCCTAGCTTCAATCAATTATCCGGCAAGCAGTTTGAATTTACGGCATTATTGAAGGGCATGATGTTACCAGGTGTTCTTCTGGCTTCCCTAATGATTGGCCTACTGGCGGGCAGCTATCCTGCTTTTTTTCTATCGGCATTTAAACCCGTAAGTGTTCTGAAAGGCCAGATACGGGCCGGTTTCCGGAGTGGATGGCTACGCAATACCCTCGTCACAACTCAGTTTGTGGTTTCGATAGGTATGATTATCGGGACGATGGTTGTTTACCGACAACTGCATTTTATTCAGAACAAAAAGGTAGGCTTCGATAAAGATCAGGTGCTGGTATTACACGACTCGTATTCGCTCGGAGCTAAAGGCAAAGCATTTCGCGATGAACTGGCGAAACTAGCGCAGGTAGTCGATGTAACGCAGGCCGGGTATTTGCCCGCGGGGGCCTCTAACGGCGGCAACGATGGTTTCCAGCCAGAGGGTGCCTCTGCCCAATCGGCCATCTATCGGGAAAAAACCTACTACATCGACGAAAACTACCTGCCGACTTTAGGTATTGGCCTTGCCCAGGGACGAAACTTCTCGAAAGCCTTTCCTTCCGACAGCGTCGCCATCCTGATCAATGAAGCCGCAGCCAAGCGGTTCGGCTGGAAAAACCCCGTTGGTCATCGACTCTGGACCATCGGCAATGGCAGCCCGGAAAGTCGTCGTCTATACACCATCGTTGGTGTTGTCAAAGACTTCCATTTCGAGTCGATGCACCAGCGAATTGCTCCCTTGGTGATGTTTTATGGGGCAGATAATTACCAGTTGGCCCTGCGTATTCGCACCACCGATATGCCAGGCTTATTGAAAACGCTAGAGCAGAAATGGAAAGCGCAATCAGATACCCCCTTTGCTTATTCGTTCCTGAACGAACGCTTCAACCGCATTTATCAGTCTGAGCAACGTGTGGGACAACTGTTTGGCATCTTCGCCGGGTTGACTGTCATCATTTCTTGCCTGGGTCTGTTTGGTCTGGCCATGTTTACGGCCCAGCAACGTACCAAAGAAATTGGTGTACGGAAAGTATTAGGAGCCTCGGTTGGCAGTGTAGTGGCCTTGTTATCAAAAGATTTCCTGAAACTAGTACTGGTTGCCATTGTAATTGCCACACCGATCGCCTGGTACGCCATGAGCCAATGGTTACAGGATTTCGCCTATAAAATTGACATTGAGTGGTGGGTATTCGTGCTGGCGGCTTTCATCGCCATTGCCATTGCCCTGATCACCGTCAGTTTCCAAAGCATCAAAGCCGCCTTAACGAATCCGATTACCTCCCTTCGGAGTGAATAA
- a CDS encoding ABC transporter permease has protein sequence MTPPRFATWLLDHFGHPDTREEVQGDLLELYGYWVQTVGVRKANWRYGLNVLKLLRPLAKPKAQTEYPSPFFLNPDMLQNYIKIAFRNLWRNKAFSAINIVGLALGIVACFFVFQYVYFETSYDRFNANVTNIYRVPLSNTGNMANVTTTAANHPAVGPAMKADFPEVVDFVRMVSVSLFMNASTLSYADAKGEPKTFNEGNIYLADASFFSVFSYPLVAGDRKSCLSESNSIVLSESTAKKYFGTTNPLGKALKMNGRMPMNVTGVFQDVPENSHIKFDMLISFATVGPKWGYNEWTWPEFYNYVVLAPGTDVKKLEAKFPAFIQRYLGAKMNELNFKSSFQLQPITDIHLNSNYLKEAEANGSQREIYFLAIIGVFILFIAWINYINLSTAKSMERAKEVGLRKVVGAEKGQLIGQFLLESFIINTFALVVAMVIAVLFMPLFNKLIGKDISVGFFSTGLGHEPFFWVAVLIIFVAGALLVGAYPAFVLSTFQPVKVLKGLVVKSNAGISLRRVLVSFQFILSIILIAATVIVVQQFNFMRNGNLGYKKDQVLIVKAPAITDSTIWGKYTYFKSELANSASVKNATATSDIPGTMIRYRNVVRKANQDKQHYFDTYLMEIDEKFVPTYHIDLIAGRNFVATDSSAIGSKESKNDRVLINEEVAKGLGYKTAKEAVNQDIIFVLGQSEVHCRVVGVMKNFHQRSLKEKYDPILFYYPTRTEWKYISVNLNPSDAARSIADLGTLYKKAFPGNPIEYFFLDEHFNRQYEADSRLRNVFSLFAVLAIVVACLGLLGLSSFVIRLRTKEIGVRKVLGASVGGLLVLVSKDFVKLVCVASVIAIPIIYLVARAWLNKYAFHIDLGWTVFVIPPALLLAITLITICVQSFKTALTNPITSLRSE, from the coding sequence ATGACCCCGCCCCGCTTTGCCACCTGGCTGCTTGACCACTTCGGTCATCCTGACACCCGCGAGGAGGTGCAGGGCGATCTGCTGGAACTCTATGGCTATTGGGTACAAACGGTGGGCGTGCGAAAAGCCAACTGGCGGTATGGCCTGAATGTATTGAAACTGTTACGGCCACTGGCCAAACCAAAAGCACAAACTGAGTATCCTTCACCTTTTTTTCTGAATCCCGACATGCTACAAAACTATATCAAAATCGCGTTTCGGAATTTGTGGCGGAACAAAGCGTTCTCGGCCATTAATATAGTCGGACTGGCACTTGGTATAGTGGCCTGTTTCTTTGTGTTTCAATACGTTTATTTTGAAACAAGCTACGACCGCTTCAATGCTAATGTGACAAACATTTACCGCGTTCCTCTTTCGAATACCGGGAACATGGCCAATGTAACAACTACGGCTGCAAATCATCCGGCGGTAGGTCCGGCTATGAAAGCGGATTTTCCGGAAGTAGTGGATTTTGTCCGTATGGTCAGCGTTTCGCTGTTTATGAATGCCTCAACCCTTTCGTATGCTGATGCGAAAGGCGAACCCAAAACATTCAACGAAGGAAATATTTATCTGGCAGATGCCTCATTTTTTTCTGTCTTTTCTTACCCCTTAGTTGCAGGAGACCGGAAAAGTTGTTTGTCAGAAAGTAATTCGATTGTACTTTCTGAAAGTACAGCGAAGAAATATTTCGGCACTACGAACCCGCTGGGGAAAGCGCTTAAAATGAACGGGCGAATGCCCATGAACGTAACAGGCGTGTTTCAGGACGTTCCAGAAAACTCACATATCAAATTTGATATGCTGATTTCGTTCGCTACGGTTGGCCCTAAATGGGGTTACAATGAATGGACCTGGCCGGAGTTTTACAACTACGTAGTATTAGCTCCCGGAACAGATGTTAAAAAGCTGGAAGCGAAATTTCCGGCATTCATCCAGCGCTATCTGGGTGCAAAAATGAACGAGTTGAATTTCAAATCGTCTTTCCAGTTACAGCCGATTACGGATATTCACCTCAACTCTAATTATCTCAAAGAAGCCGAAGCGAATGGCAGTCAACGAGAGATTTATTTTCTGGCAATTATCGGCGTGTTTATCCTGTTTATCGCCTGGATCAATTACATCAATTTATCCACCGCCAAATCAATGGAGCGGGCTAAGGAAGTGGGGCTGCGAAAGGTTGTGGGGGCCGAAAAGGGTCAATTGATTGGACAGTTCCTGCTTGAATCGTTTATCATCAATACGTTCGCGCTGGTGGTCGCCATGGTCATTGCCGTTTTGTTCATGCCTCTATTTAACAAACTCATTGGCAAGGATATAAGTGTAGGTTTTTTCTCAACTGGATTAGGGCATGAGCCATTCTTCTGGGTCGCCGTTCTGATCATTTTTGTGGCGGGGGCGTTGCTGGTTGGTGCGTATCCGGCATTTGTCCTGTCGACCTTCCAGCCCGTGAAAGTCCTGAAGGGATTGGTTGTAAAATCAAACGCGGGTATTTCGCTCAGACGAGTGCTGGTGTCATTTCAATTCATCCTGTCCATTATTCTGATTGCTGCCACCGTTATTGTCGTCCAGCAATTCAATTTCATGCGCAATGGGAATCTGGGCTACAAAAAAGATCAGGTTCTTATTGTAAAAGCACCCGCCATTACGGACTCAACGATCTGGGGTAAATACACGTATTTCAAATCTGAACTAGCAAACAGTGCTTCCGTGAAGAACGCGACGGCTACGTCGGATATTCCCGGCACCATGATCCGTTACCGGAACGTTGTGCGAAAAGCAAATCAGGATAAGCAGCATTATTTCGATACGTATCTGATGGAGATCGACGAAAAATTCGTTCCCACGTATCACATTGACCTGATAGCCGGGAGAAATTTTGTTGCCACGGACAGTTCAGCGATTGGCTCGAAGGAGAGTAAAAATGACCGGGTTCTGATCAATGAAGAAGTTGCGAAAGGCTTAGGCTATAAAACGGCGAAAGAAGCCGTCAATCAGGATATAATCTTTGTGCTTGGCCAGAGTGAAGTTCATTGCAGAGTGGTGGGTGTCATGAAAAACTTCCATCAGCGCTCATTAAAAGAAAAATACGATCCAATCCTGTTCTATTATCCAACCCGTACGGAGTGGAAATATATATCGGTGAACCTGAACCCTTCTGATGCCGCCCGCAGCATTGCCGATCTTGGAACACTTTACAAAAAAGCGTTTCCGGGAAATCCGATTGAGTACTTTTTCCTCGATGAACATTTTAATCGGCAATATGAAGCCGACAGTCGGCTGAGAAATGTATTTAGTTTGTTTGCCGTGCTCGCCATCGTCGTTGCCTGCCTGGGGCTGCTGGGACTTTCCAGTTTTGTGATCAGATTACGGACCAAAGAAATCGGTGTTCGGAAAGTACTTGGAGCCTCCGTTGGTGGTTTGCTGGTGCTCGTATCCAAAGATTTCGTGAAGCTGGTTTGCGTGGCGTCGGTTATTGCCATTCCAATCATTTATTTGGTCGCCCGCGCCTGGCTCAACAAGTACGCGTTTCACATCGATCTGGGCTGGACGGTCTTTGTTATCCCACCCGCCTTACTGCTAGCCATTACGTTGATAACGATCTGCGTACAAAGTTTTAAAACCGCTCTAACGAACCCGATTACCTCCCTTCGGTCGGAATGA
- a CDS encoding ABC transporter permease codes for MTPPRWANWLLKTFGHPDTAEEVQGDLLELYDHWVDTVGERKARWRYSLNALKLLRPLAKPKSSLEYPNPFLLSPSMIRNYVKIAFRNLSKSKGYSFINITGLAVGMACTVLIFLVVRHETSYDQNHANGSRVYRVEGENLNDKYRYPGTYTGMVNALHNDLPEAELVVPLLRRWGGNTFAVPNSDKRFKESFVFADNALFHLLDYQWVAGDPRTALSQPNTVVLTRAYAEKYFGKTDVLGKTIQFDNKQDLLVAGVLEDYPITTSFPFDLLISFATVKNIDPNFDFNTWNSRNDNFQTYVLLKNDINPDQLTSRFQHIVVKYMGKDVLAATRFYLNPLSEIHYGNNLGGRSANLPLLKTLSFIGLLVLLIACFNFINLSTAQAFKRAKEVGIRKAVGSNRWSLIYQFLTEAGLITFLAVVLAILLAWIMLPAMATTLVVPLKSPDLFTWQTALFALILAVLTTVLAGVYPAFRLSGMAPIWALKNNTLPEGNQWFTLRQGLVVVQFTVSLVLISSAFLINQQLTLFRNADLGFNKAAIITVGLPDNKPAKLQALRSQLIESPQIKDVSFSLNSASSEGNWMQGMEYRKGAKAKWLQIKTQMKMGDSHYMDTYGIQLLAGEKLKDTDTSSASFKVIANEVFINRMGISRPAEAIGQRVYYGDGQEFATIVGVTKNFNVNSLHQKIDPTLIQVVPNNFYQASIKLQSEKPTAETVQTALTQIEKAWTATFPNQVFDYSFLDESLAQAYQSETRTAQLIEVSTFLAVLIACLGLFGLATFTAEQRTKEIGVRKVLGASVGSIITLLSKDFLKLVLVAIVIASPIAWYAMSQWLQNFEFKVDIEWWVFALTGLLMGVIALLTVSFQSVRAALVNPVQSLRSE; via the coding sequence ATGACCCCACCCCGCTGGGCCAACTGGCTCCTCAAGACCTTCGGGCATCCTGATACCGCCGAAGAGGTGCAGGGCGACTTACTGGAATTGTATGACCATTGGGTCGATACGGTGGGCGAGCGAAAAGCGCGCTGGCGATACAGCCTGAATGCCTTGAAATTATTGCGGCCACTGGCCAAACCTAAGTCATCGTTAGAGTACCCAAACCCCTTTTTACTAAGTCCTTCTATGATACGCAACTATGTGAAAATCGCCTTTCGAAACCTCTCTAAAAGCAAGGGGTATTCGTTCATCAATATCACAGGTCTGGCCGTGGGCATGGCCTGTACAGTACTGATATTTTTAGTTGTCAGGCATGAAACAAGCTATGACCAAAATCACGCCAATGGGAGTCGGGTGTATCGGGTTGAAGGTGAAAACCTTAACGACAAGTACAGGTATCCGGGTACGTACACCGGCATGGTAAACGCCTTACATAACGACTTGCCCGAAGCAGAACTAGTCGTTCCCTTGCTTCGGAGGTGGGGTGGAAATACGTTCGCCGTGCCTAACTCCGACAAACGATTCAAAGAATCATTCGTATTTGCGGATAATGCGTTATTTCATTTGCTCGATTATCAGTGGGTAGCAGGCGATCCCCGCACAGCTCTATCGCAACCCAATACGGTTGTGTTAACACGAGCGTATGCCGAAAAGTATTTTGGCAAAACGGACGTGCTTGGCAAAACCATTCAGTTCGATAATAAGCAGGATTTACTGGTGGCTGGTGTGCTGGAAGATTATCCGATAACAACCAGTTTTCCATTTGATCTACTGATTTCATTTGCTACGGTTAAAAACATCGATCCAAATTTTGATTTTAATACATGGAATAGCCGGAATGATAACTTTCAGACGTATGTACTGCTGAAAAATGACATTAACCCTGACCAATTAACCAGTCGCTTCCAGCATATAGTCGTCAAATACATGGGTAAGGACGTGCTGGCTGCCACCCGATTTTACCTGAACCCATTGTCCGAAATTCATTATGGTAACAACCTGGGCGGACGGTCTGCCAATTTACCTTTACTCAAAACCCTGTCGTTCATCGGCCTGCTGGTGCTGCTGATTGCCTGTTTTAACTTCATCAATTTAAGCACAGCACAGGCATTCAAACGGGCAAAAGAGGTGGGCATTCGGAAAGCGGTTGGCAGTAATCGCTGGTCGCTGATTTACCAGTTCCTGACAGAGGCCGGGCTAATTACGTTTCTCGCGGTTGTGTTGGCCATTCTCTTAGCCTGGATTATGCTTCCGGCCATGGCTACTACACTAGTGGTACCACTAAAATCCCCGGATTTATTCACCTGGCAAACGGCCCTCTTTGCGCTCATACTGGCGGTTCTAACAACTGTCCTGGCGGGTGTTTATCCAGCGTTCCGATTGTCGGGCATGGCACCGATCTGGGCGTTAAAAAACAATACGTTACCGGAGGGGAATCAGTGGTTTACGTTGCGGCAGGGCTTGGTAGTCGTTCAGTTTACCGTTTCGCTGGTTCTCATCAGCAGTGCCTTTCTCATTAACCAGCAACTCACCCTTTTCCGAAATGCGGATCTGGGTTTCAATAAAGCGGCCATCATCACGGTTGGGCTTCCTGATAACAAACCCGCGAAATTGCAGGCGCTTCGAAGCCAACTTATTGAATCGCCCCAGATCAAGGACGTGAGTTTTTCGCTCAACAGTGCATCGTCAGAGGGCAACTGGATGCAGGGGATGGAATACCGAAAGGGTGCTAAAGCCAAGTGGCTTCAGATCAAAACCCAGATGAAAATGGGCGATTCGCACTACATGGATACCTATGGCATTCAATTGTTGGCCGGCGAGAAACTGAAGGATACCGATACATCGTCTGCCTCCTTTAAAGTCATTGCCAATGAGGTATTTATCAATCGAATGGGCATCAGTCGTCCCGCAGAGGCCATTGGGCAACGGGTGTATTATGGAGACGGCCAAGAGTTTGCCACCATTGTTGGAGTCACTAAAAACTTCAATGTCAACTCATTACATCAGAAAATCGATCCGACACTGATCCAGGTTGTACCCAATAATTTTTATCAGGCCAGTATCAAGCTGCAAAGCGAGAAGCCCACAGCCGAGACTGTACAGACCGCATTGACCCAGATTGAAAAAGCCTGGACGGCCACCTTTCCGAATCAGGTATTTGATTACAGTTTTCTGGATGAATCGTTGGCACAAGCCTACCAGTCCGAAACCCGAACCGCGCAACTCATTGAGGTCTCCACCTTTCTGGCGGTGTTAATTGCCTGCCTTGGGCTATTCGGTCTGGCAACGTTTACGGCTGAGCAACGCACCAAGGAAATTGGCGTGCGAAAAGTGCTGGGGGCATCGGTTGGCAGCATCATCACCCTACTTTCGAAAGACTTCCTGAAACTGGTGCTGGTGGCCATTGTGATTGCCTCCCCCATCGCCTGGTACGCCATGAGTCAATGGCTCCAGAATTTCGAATTCAAAGTCGACATCGAGTGGTGGGTATTTGCGCTAACAGGCTTGTTGATGGGCGTTATCGCCTTGCTGACGGTCAGTTTCCAGAGCGTCAGAGCGGCATTAGTGAATCCAGTGCAATCGTTACGTTCAGAATAA
- a CDS encoding ABC transporter permease, protein MKPPRLASWLLDRFGHPDTREEVQGDLMELYAFWVETSGEQKARLRYVLNVLKLLRPLTKRTKSQYPSPFFLSPNMLRNYVKIAFRNLVKNKVYSFINIGGLAAGMAVAMLIGLWIYDELSFDKFNPNYNRIAKVMLQQTVDGTTSTSEAIPIPLGKALKNDYSSDFSQVVLTHGTGEQILAHDTNKFTKRGSYVEPEFLQLLPLKLQAGTPTALNDPTSILLSASVAKALFGNTDPLNQIVKVNNQLAVKVSGVYDDFPNNSEFRDVAYLLPWAQFVADQGWVKRAQDEDNWTLNSFLLLVQIAPNTDFDKISAKIEHTKATHAKDEAKFDPKVFLHPMSRWHLYSDWENGVPVRGRIQFVWLFGIIGAFVLLLACINFMNLSTARSEKRAKEVGIRKAVGSVRSQLISQFFSESFLVVALAFVLSLLLVQLALPWFNQIADKQMVILWSNPLFWVLSLSFSLLTGLIAGSYPAFYLSGFQSIKVLKGTFRVGRFATVPRKVLVVVQFTVSVTIIIGTIIVFRQIQFAKNRPIGYDRAGLLSIRMNTPDLVEHYDIIRHDLLQTGAVTNVAESWMPTTGVFSSDYRLDWKGRDPNQPVDFDVVACTHDFGKTVGWQIKEGRDFSHAFSTDSVGLIMNESAIKYMGLKQPVGEQIKWAGETYTIIGVVKDLVTNSPFEPVKQTVFKLNYHWTNFITIRLNPQVSASEALAKIAPVFRKYNPGGPFDYKFASDEHEQKFRDEERISQLASLFSILTIFISCLGLFGLASFVAEQRTKEIGVRKVLGASVFNLWQLLSKDFIGLVVISLLIASPIAYYFMNGWLQQYTYHSDIAWWIFAVSGLVAIGVTLATISFQSLKAALVNPVKSLRSE, encoded by the coding sequence ATGAAACCACCCCGTCTTGCCAGCTGGCTGCTCGACCGCTTCGGTCACCCTGACACCCGCGAAGAAGTGCAGGGCGACCTGATGGAACTTTACGCCTTTTGGGTTGAAACAAGTGGCGAGCAAAAAGCCCGCCTGCGATACGTATTGAACGTACTGAAGTTACTGCGGCCACTGACTAAACGTACTAAAAGTCAATATCCATCACCCTTTTTTCTAAGCCCCAACATGCTACGCAACTATGTCAAAATCGCGTTTAGAAACCTCGTTAAGAACAAGGTTTATTCATTTATTAACATTGGTGGACTGGCCGCAGGAATGGCCGTGGCCATGCTGATTGGCCTGTGGATATATGATGAATTGTCATTTGATAAATTCAATCCAAATTACAACCGCATTGCCAAGGTCATGCTGCAACAAACGGTTGATGGAACAACGTCCACCAGCGAAGCAATACCCATTCCGTTGGGGAAGGCGCTAAAAAACGACTATAGCAGCGATTTTAGCCAGGTCGTACTCACACACGGAACAGGTGAACAGATTCTGGCACATGATACCAATAAATTTACCAAAAGGGGATCTTACGTGGAGCCTGAATTCCTTCAACTGCTACCCCTAAAGCTACAGGCTGGTACACCGACCGCGCTTAACGACCCAACGTCTATTCTATTATCGGCCTCCGTAGCCAAAGCCCTTTTTGGTAATACCGACCCGTTGAACCAAATCGTGAAGGTCAATAATCAACTGGCCGTTAAGGTATCCGGCGTTTACGATGATTTCCCAAACAATTCAGAATTCAGAGACGTAGCCTACCTGCTTCCCTGGGCGCAATTTGTGGCTGATCAGGGTTGGGTGAAACGAGCGCAGGATGAAGATAACTGGACCTTGAACTCATTCCTGTTACTCGTCCAGATTGCCCCTAATACCGATTTTGACAAAATCTCGGCCAAAATCGAACACACAAAAGCGACTCATGCCAAAGACGAAGCCAAGTTTGATCCTAAGGTTTTTTTGCACCCCATGAGTCGATGGCATTTGTATTCGGACTGGGAGAATGGAGTGCCGGTTCGGGGACGTATTCAGTTTGTCTGGCTATTTGGGATCATTGGTGCTTTCGTGCTATTGCTGGCCTGTATCAATTTCATGAACCTAAGCACGGCCCGCTCCGAAAAACGGGCTAAAGAAGTGGGAATCCGTAAGGCTGTTGGCTCGGTTCGCAGTCAGTTGATTAGTCAGTTTTTCAGCGAGTCGTTTCTGGTCGTTGCGCTGGCCTTTGTGTTGTCGTTGCTACTCGTGCAGCTTGCGCTCCCCTGGTTTAATCAAATTGCCGACAAACAGATGGTTATTTTATGGAGTAATCCATTGTTCTGGGTCCTTAGTCTGAGTTTCAGTCTACTGACAGGCTTGATCGCGGGCAGCTATCCGGCCTTTTATTTGTCAGGTTTTCAGTCGATTAAAGTGTTAAAGGGTACGTTTAGAGTTGGTCGTTTTGCAACTGTGCCGCGTAAGGTGTTGGTTGTGGTTCAGTTTACGGTATCGGTTACGATCATTATTGGCACCATCATCGTTTTCCGGCAGATTCAGTTTGCCAAAAACAGACCCATTGGCTATGACCGGGCTGGTCTGTTGAGTATTCGAATGAATACCCCGGATTTGGTTGAGCATTACGATATTATTCGCCACGACCTGCTGCAAACCGGCGCGGTTACCAACGTGGCCGAATCATGGATGCCCACGACTGGCGTTTTTTCGAGCGATTACCGGTTAGACTGGAAAGGCAGAGACCCCAATCAGCCCGTCGATTTTGACGTAGTTGCCTGTACCCATGATTTTGGCAAAACGGTCGGCTGGCAGATTAAAGAGGGTCGTGATTTTTCCCACGCCTTCTCAACCGATTCCGTTGGCCTGATCATGAACGAAAGCGCCATCAAGTATATGGGTTTGAAACAGCCAGTCGGTGAACAAATCAAATGGGCTGGCGAAACATACACAATTATTGGCGTCGTGAAAGACCTCGTCACGAACTCCCCTTTCGAACCTGTCAAACAAACGGTTTTCAAGCTGAATTATCACTGGACCAATTTCATTACGATTCGGCTCAATCCGCAGGTGAGTGCGAGCGAGGCTCTCGCTAAAATTGCGCCCGTTTTCCGGAAGTATAATCCCGGTGGTCCATTCGATTACAAATTCGCCAGCGATGAACACGAGCAGAAATTCCGGGATGAAGAGCGTATCAGTCAACTCGCTTCTTTGTTTTCTATCCTCACTATTTTTATCAGTTGCCTGGGTTTGTTTGGCTTAGCCTCGTTTGTCGCCGAACAACGGACGAAAGAAATTGGGGTGCGAAAAGTGCTTGGTGCATCGGTCTTTAATTTATGGCAACTTCTGTCGAAAGACTTTATTGGACTAGTCGTTATTTCGCTCCTGATCGCTTCGCCAATAGCCTATTATTTCATGAATGGCTGGCTACAGCAGTATACATATCATTCCGACATCGCCTGGTGGATTTTTGCCGTCTCGGGGCTGGTCGCGATTGGGGTTACCTTGGCAACCATCTCGTTCCAAAGCCTCAAAGCGGCACTGGTGAATCCGGTGAAGAGTTTACGAAGTGAGTAA